One window of Marinifilum sp. JC120 genomic DNA carries:
- a CDS encoding conjugal transfer protein TraL has product ESGKEICCVDTDPVNATFSGYKRFGVTSLDIMSGDDIDPRRFDTLVELMMALPDDAEMVIDNGAATFVPLASYLADNQVFPMLAEAGHNINLHTVITGGQALPDTLSGLSSLLRTFQVPIYIWLNGFFGQIAMKGKSFEEFKVYKDNSHRLAALVRIPMKKKETFGRDIENLLTAKMSFQEAQESTLPIMTKQRLRMFWNEMKTELVNCGM; this is encoded by the coding sequence TGGAATCCGGCAAAGAAATCTGCTGTGTGGATACCGATCCGGTAAACGCAACTTTCTCAGGATACAAAAGGTTTGGCGTAACCTCTCTTGATATTATGAGTGGCGACGACATTGATCCCAGACGATTCGATACTCTTGTCGAATTGATGATGGCCCTGCCTGATGATGCTGAAATGGTCATTGATAACGGAGCCGCTACTTTTGTACCGCTTGCCAGCTATCTTGCTGACAACCAAGTCTTCCCGATGCTTGCTGAAGCCGGCCACAATATCAACCTGCATACAGTTATCACCGGAGGGCAGGCACTCCCCGACACTCTCAGCGGACTCAGTTCCCTGCTTAGGACTTTTCAGGTTCCCATTTACATCTGGCTAAATGGCTTTTTCGGTCAGATCGCCATGAAGGGAAAGAGCTTCGAAGAATTCAAAGTCTACAAAGACAATTCACATCGCCTTGCCGCGTTAGTCCGCATTCCTATGAAGAAAAAAGAAACATTTGGCCGAGACATTGAAAACTTGCTGACAGCAAAAATGTCCTTTCAGGAAGCGCAAGAAAGCACCCTGCCGATCATGACCAAGCAGCGTCTCAGAATGTTCTGGAATGAAATGAAAACAGAACTTGTGAACTGCGGAATGTAA